CACAATATAAGCTACGTATCTCTGACACTGAGCtagtaaatatttattttatgtgaGGTTATCGAATCTGTGTTGTTTGAAAAAGCTACTAtgggtaattttcatatcaaggACTTTACAGAAAATGGCTTTTCATATGAATCAAGTTCAGTCACAGAATCGGTGGTAGTGTGTCACCccagttttcaaacaaattgttCATTTCGTTCGTGTGTCATCTTATGATAGGAGAGACTTTGACTGAGTGAATGGGCTTTCCCATACACATTGCAgataaatggcttttccttcGTATGTGTCCTGGTGTGAACTTTTAGATGTCCATTCTgtgcaaaaccctttccacacactttgcagacaaatggcttttcatttgtatgtgtcctcatgtgaacgtTTAGATGTCCATTCTgtgcaaaaccctttccacacactttgcagacaaatggcttttcatttgtatgtgtcctcacgTGAACTTTTAGATGTCCACTATTTACAAAACCTTTCcaacacactttgcagacaaatggcttttcatttgtatgtgtcctcatgtgttTTTTTAGATGTCCACCCAGGAAAAAACTTTTCCCACACAGTTCGTCAGACAAATGgctttcatttgtatgtgtactGATGTGATAATTTAGACTTCCTTTCCATGCAAAACGTTTCCCGCACTCTAAGCAGActaatggcttttcatttgtatgtattcTGTTGTGAACTTTGAGAGCTCCACTCCTTGCAAAACCTTTCcaacacactttgcagacaaatggcttttcatttgtatgtgtcctcatgtgttTTTTTAGATGTCCACCCAGGAAAAAACTTTTCCCACACACTTCGCAGATAAATGGcgtttcctttgtatgtgtacTCATGTGAATTTTACGATGTCCGCTCGTtgcaaaacccttcccacacactttgcagacaaatggtttttcatgtgtatgtgtcctcatgtgaactttacGATGTCCGCTCGTTGCAAAgcccttcccacacactttgcagacaaatggtttttcatgtgtatgtgtcctcatgtgaacttttagatctCCACTCGTTGCAAAACCATTCCCACATACTTTACAGATATACGGCTTCTCATTGGTATGTGTCCTAGTGTGAGCTTTTAGATTCCCTCCCTGTGCAAACCCCTTACCACACACTTCGCagacaaatggtttttcattGGTATGTGTCCTTGTGTGAATTTGTAGAGTTCCCCTCTGTGCAAACCCCTTACAGCATAccttgcagacaaatggcttttcattggTATGTGTCCTGGTGTGAACCAGTAGACTTCCTCGCTGTTCAAAACCCTTCCCAcaaactttgcagacaaatggctttttaTTGGTATGTATTCTGATGTGAACTTGTAGACTTCCACTCTGTGTAAACCCCTTACTACATACTTTGCAGACGTACGGCTTTTCACCTGTATGTATCCTGACGTGGATTTTGAGGGATTCTCTGCTGTTGAAGTCTTTACCgcatactttgcagacaaactGCTGCTCAACAATATGATCCAGTGTGTGGTATTTCATGTCTTCATTCTGTGTAAAAAGCTTACCACTTTCTTCACAAACAAATTgcctttcctttccatcaagTGACTTTTGTTCATGTTCTTCCTCCGACAAAAGACTTGTCATCTTCTTCACACTGCTTCCCTTGATGGTTGATCTTAATAAAAAGAACTCCGTACAACAGACGTCTTTAAATATTCTGGAATACAAGCATGAAAGAATAAGTCTGTAAAAAGTTCTTCCACCAAAGGTGCTGGACAATGTGATGGTCGTGAATTTTGTGTTCTTCACAGAATCGCgacattttcaagaatacagttgatcactgatggcatcacTTTACCAAGTCtctttaaggtgaagtactacgaattacgtcaaaattaagttgtggtgtcattttcttgaaactttgcacaaaaattcttggaagttgtgcaagtgcaaaatcaccacgctcgtttccatggaaacggacgttaaatggcgtcgttagaaataaataaaaatgatataattcacttaaactaaagaaagcaattataaaaagcttagcaaatgagttaattttaataaataccaagacttgagatccatatctatcgaatgtatagttttcatgatgtttgtaaagaaatttttacataagtatcgattacaaaatgacgatatcgaaattatatcactacataattttcgaactttcttcctgtcgctttgaatggtgtcattttgaccaaacttggcgaataaaatcctgacataataccatttagtttacacttttaataaaagggtgtcaccacgctactttttacaatatctccaggtgaatgggtaatatgcgccacgTAAAAGGGAGAGAAATGTGAATTTTTCGCTCatgttgaataaaaaccagcttcctagggggtcaaaatatgacaaggttataggtcacatgtatttctaagagactgggtcaaaaaattgggtaaaagcgcaatttcaacaatgacaggtgatgttaaatacatgcgccacaaagtaacccatttgcgactggctggagttaaatctgcgcagaaacgttctaaagcgtgtgcgcgtccgaattcgtcgccctttaccttaaaatgCATGCAGTGATAGTATCTTCAAGGAGGATGTAAGATAGTCAAAAAAGGTCAGCAAAACACAGACCCTTCATCGGCAACAAAAGTTTAAAGGTGTAAAATCTTGATGTCAGACAGAGATTGCAATGTAAAATTTTGGCTGTAACTATTGATCAACTTCTCAATAATTCCATCACGTAGATTATGATTCCATACGTTGTAGATTATGACTGGATGAAGTTTAttgataaaaagaaatttcgaaaatgtaaaaatggcaaaggatttttattgtttctttcctttcttatttcttttttgcatttttcatttttgtgaatATGACTTTTTAGATTTATGGTACGTGAGCATGACATATATCAAACTTTTATGTTAACAATTGCAATGATTTGTACTATCATCGTTTGATGGTTGATATAAGTATATTTCCGCATGTTTTA
The DNA window shown above is from Ptychodera flava strain L36383 unplaced genomic scaffold, AS_Pfla_20210202 Scaffold_58__1_contigs__length_828623_pilon, whole genome shotgun sequence and carries:
- the LOC139128530 gene encoding gastrula zinc finger protein XlCGF57.1-like is translated as MTSLLSEEEHEQKSLDGKERQFVCEESGKLFTQNEDMKYHTLDHIVEQQFVCKVCGKDFNSRESLKIHVRIHTGEKPYVCKVCSKGFTQSGSLQVHIRIHTNKKPFVCKVCGKGFEQRGSLLVHTRTHTNEKPFVCKVCCKGFAQRGTLQIHTRTHTNEKPFVCEVCGKGFAQGGNLKAHTRTHTNEKPYICKVCGNGFATSGDLKVHMRTHTHEKPFVCKVCGKGFATSGHRKVHMRTHTHEKPFVCKVCGKGFATSGHRKIHMSTHTKETPFICEVCGKSFFLGGHLKKHMRTHTNEKPFVCKVCWKGFARSGALKVHNRIHTNEKPLVCLECGKRFAWKGSLNYHISTHTNESHLSDELNS